A genomic region of Eucalyptus grandis isolate ANBG69807.140 chromosome 5, ASM1654582v1, whole genome shotgun sequence contains the following coding sequences:
- the LOC104445550 gene encoding putative disease resistance protein RGA1: MRSREMTYSFVNNLDVVGRDIDKQKIIEILMQPDHKNLSVIPIVGIGGMGKTALAKLVYNDDGVKVQFELRLWVCVPENFDLKKTIEGIIKDATSQSLSNLDIQQLQTILRNTIKDKKFLLVLDDVWSNNRCRWEELKALLTEGASGSKIIVTTRSLEVASIMGTHLAHNLKGLSHEDSMTLFKKWAFDEKEKQPCRDLLEIGNDIVEKCQGVPLLVKTLGSVLYTKDEKRHWAHIRDSETWKLMKEEEDVLPVLKLSYDHLPLHLKHCFFILSLFDKGAEIQCTELACVWQALGFINLAGEEVALEDIAVEYVNELWKRSLIQPKESFDSMFSTFIVHDLVHSLATIVAQNYCSSVEFDTAEIFEGVRMVLFSCTSLRGISNSDGVPPFLRKPTSKRLRAIMSTSNADDQFITREFARTCISKCNNLRLLELAYGIFEKLPSSICNLKHLRMLTITNNNRLKKLPDTICDLQTLEELDLTDCSELCDLPKNMKRLVSLKYLHITTKQKNLQDTGIQYLENLQFFSLMGCQNLEVLFEGTCLLTRLQQLIIMNCGDQYLCLSWN; encoded by the coding sequence ATGCGATCACGAGAGATGACTTACTCATTTGTAAACAACTTGGATGTCGTTGGAAGAGATAttgataaacaaaaaataattgagaTATTGATGCAGCCAGATCACAAAAACCTCTCGGTGATTCCCATTGTGGGAATAGGAGGTATGGGCAAGACGGCCCTAGCTAAATTAGTTTACAATGATGATGGTGTGAAAGTGCAATTTGAGTTGCGACTATGGGTGTGTGTACCCgagaattttgatttaaaaaagacTATCGAAGGAATCATCAAAGATGCAACTAGTCAAAGCTTGAGTAACCTTGATATTCAGCAATTGCAAACTATTTTGCGAAACACCATCAAAGACAAGAAATTTCTACTGGTCTTGGATGACGTATGGAGCAACAACCGCTGTAGATGGGAAGAATTGAAAGCTTTGCTAACCGAAGGAGCTAGTGGAAGCAAGATAATTGTGACAACGCGCAGTTTAGAAGTCGCTTCTATAATGGGTACTCATCTAGCGCATAATTTAAAAGGTCTTTCTCATGAAGATTCCATGACCTTGTTCAAAAAATGGGCAtttgatgaaaaggaaaagcaacCATGTCGTGATCTCCTTGAGATTGGAAATGACATTGTGGAAAAATGTCAAGGAGTTCCTCTCCTTGTGAAAACTTTGGGCAGTGTACTTTACACAAAGGACGAAAAACGGCATTGGGCACATATAAGAGATAGCGAGACATGGAAGTtaatgaaagaagaagaggacgtCCTGCCAGTACTTAAGCTTAGTTATGATCATTTACCATTGCACTTAAAACATTGTTTTTTCATATTATCCCTTTTTGATAAAGGAGCTGAAATACAGTGCACTGAATTAGCTTGCGTATGGCAGGCTTTAGGGTTCATTAATTTAGCAGGGGAAGAAGTAGCATTGGAAGACATTGCTGTTGAGTATGTCAATGAGTTGTGGAAGAGATCTTTGATCCAACCAAAAGAGTCGTTTGACTCGATGTTTTCAACTTTTATAGTGCACGATCTAGTCCATTCTCTTGCAACAATTGTGGCACAAAATTATTGCTCTAGTGTTGAATTTGATACTGCAGAGATTTTTGAAGGAGTTCGGATGGTTTTATTCTCTTGCACTTCATTACGAGGAATCTCAAATTCCGATGGAGTCCCACCTTTTCTTAGAAAGCCAACTTCAAAGAGGCTGCGTGCAATTATGTCAACCTCCAACGCTGATGATCAATTTATTACTAGAGAGTTTGCTAGAACATGCATCTCTAAGTGTAACAACTTGCGGCTTTTGGAATTGGCGTATGGTATTTTTGAAAAGCTGCCAAGTTCTATATGCAACTTGAAGCACTTGAGGATGTTGACTATCACAAATAACAATCGATTGAAGAAGCTTCCCGATACCATTTGTGACCTGCAAACTTTGGAAGAATTGGATCTCACTGATTGCTCAGAACTATGTGATTTACCCAAAAATATGAAGAGGCTCGTCAGCCTTAAGTATCTACATATAACAACAAAGCAAAAGAATCTACAAGACACTGGAATACAATACTTGGAAAATCTACAATTTTTCTCACTCATGGGATGCCAAAATCTTGAAGTTCTGTTTGAAGGTACTTGTCTACTAACTCGCCTTCAACAATTGATAATTATGAATTGTGGGGACCAATATCTCTGCCTTTCGTGGAATTAA
- the LOC104445520 gene encoding putative disease resistance RPP13-like protein 1 produces the protein MAESFLFSVAQGVLGKIASSAFQEAVAIYSIEDQIHELKNTLAAITAVLLDAEEQQAKNHSLQLWLGRLRDVLYDAEDVLDELECEALRKRVISQYGGVKRRYTASFPSLIQ, from the coding sequence ATGGCTGAATCATTCCTCTTCAGCGTTGCACAGGGTGTGCTGGGGAAGATCGCATCCTCGGCGTTCCAAGAAGCCGTCGCAATTTATAGCATCGAAGATCAGATCCACGAGCTTAAAAATACGTTGGCTGCCATTACTGCCGTGTTGTTAGATGCTGAGGAGCAACAGGCGAAGAACCACAGCCTGCAACTGTGGCTAGGTCGGCTTCGAGACGTGTTGTATGATGCGGAGGATGTGCTCGATGAACTCGAGTGTGAAGCCTTACGGAAGCGGGTAATCAGTCAGTATGGGGGCGTCAAAAGAAGGTACACcgcttcttttccctctctaaTCCAGTGA